A genome region from Manihot esculenta cultivar AM560-2 chromosome 5, M.esculenta_v8, whole genome shotgun sequence includes the following:
- the LOC110615668 gene encoding axial regulator YABBY 1, translating into MSSSSAAFSPDHLSPSDQLYYVHCNFCDTVLAVSVPCSSLFKTVTVRCGHCSNLLTGNMRSLLLPAANQLHLGHAFFNPQNILEEIRSAAPPNMMINQPNPNDPLMPVRGGMEELPKPPVVNRPPEKRQRVPSAYNRFIKDEIRRIKAGNPDISHREAFSAAAKNWAHFPHIHFGLVPDQPVKKTNVRQQEGEDVLMKDGFFAPSNLGVAPF; encoded by the exons ATGTCCTCCTCATCAGCTGCCTTTTCACCGGACCACCTCTCTCCCTCCGACCAGCTTTATTACGTCCATTGCAACTTTTGTGACACTGTCCTCGCG GTGAGCGTCCCTTGCTCTAGCTTGTTCAAGACCGTGACGGTCCGATGCGGCCACTGCAGTAACCTCTTGACCGGGAACATGCGTAGCCTGCTTCTTCCTGCGGCTAACCAGCTCCACCTTGGTCATGCTTTCTTCAATCCGCAGAACATCCTG GAGGAGATTCGCAGCGCAGCACCACCGAATATGATGATAAATCAGCCCAACCCAAATGACCCACTTATGCCAGTGAGAGGAGGCATGGAGGAGCTCCCTAAGCCACCGGTGGTGAACAGAC CTCCGGAGAAGAGACAGAGAGTCCCATCTGCCTACAACCGCTTTATCAA GGACGAGATCCGACGCATCAAAGCTGGAAACCCTGATATAAGCCACAGAGAGGCCTTTAGTGCAGCTGCAAAGAAT TGGGCCCACTTTCCACACATCCACTTCGGACTTGTGCCTGATCAACCCGTGAAGAAAACTAACGTGCGCCAGCAG GAAGGAGAGGACGTTCTCATGAAAGATGGGTTTTTTGCTCCTTCCAATCTGGGCGTTGCCCCCTTCTAA
- the LOC110615667 gene encoding protein GRAVITROPIC IN THE LIGHT 1, with protein MTEMMDVPSTTPKAPPISEMFQKFAIAFKTKTFEFFADETAADDPSDIDGFSLLDSAEDFIPDQKVIILKPDQPLNQNSVTSPTPSWKPQQLSHQPTISKLTNQTQITPLNAQSAQTLISSIFATVSSFEASYLQLQTAHVPFNEKGIKVADEALVSHLQSLSKFKQFYVNLCTNPDFGAALPIGSCLEAQVQENQSKLRVLGIVSDHLQADIDRKDNEVSALRKKLSDIQRCNSKLAKRLSGNLSSPKSCDVLLSVRVFDSVINDACRATHKFTNILIDLMRKAGWDLDLAANSVHADIEYAKTGHNRYAFLSYFCLGMFRGFDLKSFGLDEGDAEILCNGHISDSDKTHSSLKQLLEHVSSSPMELLHRNPYCEFSRFCEKKYQELIHATMESSIFSNMGQNEVVLNSWRSLSIFYESFVNMASAVWTLHKLAFSFDPVVEIFQVERGVDFSVVYMEDVTRRCTLPAKTRMKVGFTVVPGFKIGRTVLQSKVYLCGLKCTG; from the coding sequence ATGACAGAGATGATGGATGTCCCCTCAACTACGCCCAAAGCCCCACCTATCTCTGAAATGTTCCAGAAGTTCGCCATCGCTTTCAAGACCAAAACTTTCGAATTCTTCGCCGATGAGACTGCCGCCGATGACCCATCCGACATCGACGGTTTCTCCCTCCTCGACTCCGCTGAAGATTTCATTCCCGATCAGAAAGTTATCATCCTCAAGCCCGATCAACCCCTCAATCAAAATTCAGTGACCTCTCCAACTCCTTCGTGGAAGCCTCAACAATTATCACATCAACCGACGATAAGTAAGTTGACGAACCAGACCCAGATCACGCCTTTAAACGCCCAGTCCGCTCAAACTTTGATTTCTTCCATATTTGCGACAGTTTCTTCATTTGAAGCTTCGTATCTGCAGCTACAGACTGCCCATGTTCCTTTCAATGAAAAGGGTATAAAGGTCGCGGATGAAGCTCTGGTTTCGCATCTTCAGAGTCTATCTAAGTTTAAGCAATTCTATGTCAATTTGTGTACGAATCCCGACTTCGGGGCAGCTTTGCCTATTGGGTCGTGCTTGGAAGCTCAAGTACAGGAAAATCAAAGCAAGCTGAGAGTTCTGGGGATTGTTTCGGACCATTTACAAGCAGATATTGATCGAAAGGATAACGAAGTTTCGGCTTTAAGGAAGAAATTGAGCGACATACAAAGGTGTAATTCCAAGTTGGCAAAGAGATTATCTGGTAATTTGAGTTCGCCTAAATCTTGTGATGTTTTATTGTCTGTTAGGGTTTTCGATTCTGTGATAAATGATGCTTGTAGAGCTACACATAAGTTCACAAATATTTTGATAGATTTAATGAGAAAAGCTGGGTGGGATTTGGATTTGGCGGCGAATTCAGTTCATGCTGATATTGAATATGCAAAAACAGGGCATAATCGCTACgcttttctctcatatttttgTTTGGGCATGTTTAGAGGTTTTGATTTAAAGAGTTTTGGTTTGGATGAGGGTGATGCTGAAATCCTTTGTAATGGGCATATTTCTGATTCTGACAAGACTCATAGTTCGTTGAAGCAGTTGCTTGAGCATGTCTCTAGCAGTCCTATGGAGTTGCTACATAGGAATCCTTACTGTGAATTTTCAAGATTTTGTGAAAAGAAGTATCAAGAACTTATTCATGCAACAATGGAATCATCGATTTTCAGTAACATGGGTCAAAATGAAGTTGTTTTGAATTCATGGAGGTCACTTAGCATATTCTACGAGTCATTTGTTAACATGGCTAGTGCAGTATGGACGCTTCATAAGCTGGCGTTTTCATTTGATCCTGTTGTTGAGATTTTCCAGGTGGAAAGAGGGGTTGATTTTTCAGTGGTATATATGGAAGATGTAACTAGAAGATGCACCTTGCCAGCTAAAACCCGGATGAAGGTGGGGTTTACGGTAGTTCCAGGATTTAAGATTGGGAGAACAGTTCTTCAGTCCAAGGTCTATTTATGTGGTTTGAAATGTACAGGATAG
- the LOC110616128 gene encoding protein RGF1 INDUCIBLE TRANSCRIPTION FACTOR 1 yields MLVSSHLLPHWLQVLLTEKFFNACIIHEEAKKNEKNVYCLDCCISICPHCLSPHNSHRLLQIRRYVYHDVIRLGDAQKLFDCAFVQSYTTNSAKVLFLNPRPQTRQFRGSGNVCGTCDRSLQDPFLFCSLSCKVDCIIKMKGVDGLSSFLFDCKFLSLSESVSDDGLMTSDSVLEPAASTRTSSSSDGYGGIGCRTLACTATTEIVRKKRSSLSVCQPMFPRSEMSAGLMNRRKKTPNRAPLY; encoded by the exons ATG CTGGTTTCTTCGCATCTACTTCCTCACTGGCTTCAAGTTCTTCTCACTGAGAAGTTCTTTAACGCTTGTATAATTCACGAAGAAGCAAAGAAGAATGAAAAGAACGTATATTGCTTAGACTGCTGCATCAGTATCTGTCCTCACTGTTTGTCTCCCCACAACTCTCACCGCCTCTTGCAG ATTAGAAGGTATGTGTATCACGATGTTATAAGGCTGGGCGATGCTCAGAAGCTGTTCGACTGCGCCTTTGTTCAA TCCTACACCACTAACAGCGCAAAAGTGTTATTCTTAAACCCGAGGCCGCAAACAAGACAATTCAGAGGCTCCGGCAACGTCTGCGGCACTTGTGACAGAAGTCTACAAGACCCTTttctcttctgctctctttcTTGCAAG GTTGATTGCATCATCAAAATGAAAGGTGTGGATGGGCTCTCAAGTTTCCTCTTTGATTGCAAGTTTTTGTCCTTATCCGAGTCGGTTTCAGACGACGGTTTGATGACTTCAGACTCGGTGCTTGAACCGGCCGCTTCAACCCGGACATCTTCTAGTTCAGATGGGTATGGTGGGATTGGGTGCAGGACGCTTGCTTGCACTGCCACGACTGAGATTGTGAGAAAGAAGAGAAGCAGTTTATCGGTTTGCCAGCCAATGTTCCCACGATCTGAAATGTCAGCTGGTTTGATGAACCGGAGAAAGAAGACTCCGAACCGGGCTCCGCTCTATTGA
- the LOC110615959 gene encoding vesicle-associated protein 1-3 produces MTTGDLLNVQPTELKFPFELKKQSSCSMQLTNKSDKFVAFKVKTTNPKKYCVRPNTGIILPQTTCNVTVTMQAQKEAPHDMQCKDKFLLQSVPAPDGATAKDITPDMFNREDDKVVEEFRLRVVYIPANPPSPVPEEPEEESSLSASVLQNSNQDALLFEAVSRSLEEPTEKSSEAWSTISKLTDEKARALQQNQQLRQELELMRKQVSKNRGGGFSLFLVFLVGLIGILVGYVVKRT; encoded by the exons ATGACCACCGGAGATCTTCTCAACGTTCAACCTACGGAACTCAAATTCCCAT TTGAATTGAAAAAGCAGAGTTCATGTTCTATGCAATTGACTAACAAGTCAGATAAGTTTGTGGCTTTTAAG GTTAAGACGACCAATCCCAAGAAATATTGTGTTCGTCCCAACACTGGCATCATTTTGCCTCAGACCACTTGCAATGTTACAG TTACAATGCAAGCCCAAAAAGAGGCTCCGCATGATATGCAATGCAAGGACAAATTCCTTCTTCAGAGTGTTCCTGCACCTGATGGCGCAACCGCAAAAGATATAACTCCAGATATG TTTAATAGGGAGGATGATAAAGTTGTAGAGGAGTTCAGATTGCGTGTAGTCTACATCCCTGCTAATCCTCCCTCACCCGTTCCGGAAGAACCTGAAGAAGAATCATCTCTGAGTGCTTCTGTGCTTCAGAATAGTAATCAAGATGCTTTGTTGTTTGAAGCT GTATCTAGATCTTTAGAAGAGCCCACAGAGAAATCTTCGGAG GCATGGTCTACCATTTCTAAATTGACTGACGAGAAAGCTCGTGCGCTGCAGCAAAATCAACAGCTTCGGCAAGAACTG GAGCTGATGAGAAAACAAGTTAGCAAAAATCGTGGCGGTGGcttctctttatttttggtgTTTTTGGTTGGTCTAATAGGTATCCTAGTTGGCTATGTTGTGAAGAGAACATAG
- the LOC110615118 gene encoding 14 kDa proline-rich protein DC2.15, which produces MASKAVASTALLLSLNLLFFSLVSSSHHHHDVPCPPPPSSPSPPAKATCPRDTLKLGVCANLLNDLLHLVVGTPPKKPCCPLIQGLADLEAAVCLCTALKANVLGINLNVPISLSLLLNYCGKGVPAGFQCA; this is translated from the coding sequence ATGGCTTCCAAGGCTGTTGCAAGCACTGCCCTTCTTCTCTCCCTTaatcttctcttcttctctttggTGAGCTCAAGTCATCATCATCATGATGTCCCTTGTCCACCACCACCATCATCACCATCACCACCAGCTAAGGCCACTTGCCCAAGAGACACCCTAAAGCTAGGAGTCTGTGCTAACTTACTAAACGATTTGCTGCATCTGGTAGTGGGAACCCCACCAAAGAAACCATGCTGCCCTCTCATCCAAGGTCTTGCTGATCTTGAAGCCGCCGTTTGCCTTTGCACTGCTCTTAAGGCCAATGTTTTGGGCATCAATCTTAATGTGCCTATCTCCTTAAGCTTGCTCTTGAATTACTGTGGAAAGGGTGTTCCCGCTGGATTCCAATGCGCCTAG
- the LOC110614598 gene encoding spindle and kinetochore-associated protein 1 homolog isoform X2, which produces MRLFPKLRYFEVGLRFIACKLRLINASLQQQKKLQSMSVHVPSHLSERITVLNSDTNKGALTEASNLQPGFGTLKAEEEPAALPKGKKGRVSPPLWYITADELDSLSSYMRGRLTLDKVNSAINDMAAYAETNAQLIGASKKKVAENLWEKALEVRDIAMTETIKGKHFFLETDIKGPTLKLDNTGKAILTVLRHLGRINETRIGHHRVIILLKPQ; this is translated from the exons ATGAGGCTATTCCCAAAGCTAAGGTACTTCGAAGTAGGACTTCGCTTTATTGCTTGCAAGTTG AGACTCATCAATGCATCACTTCAGCaacagaagaagttgcagagtATGTCTGTTCATGTACCCTCACATTTGTCAGAAAGAATTACCGTATTGAATTCAGATACAAATAAAGG TGCACTTACTGAAGCCTCTAATCTACAACCTGGGTTTGGTACTTTGAAGGCTGAGGAGGAGCCTGCAGCACTACCTAAG GGAAAAAAGGGCCGCGTCTCTCCACCATTGTGGTACATAACTGCTGATGAGCTGGATTCCTTATCCTC ATACATGAGAGGAAGGCTCACACTAGATAAGGTCAATTCTGCTATCAACGACATGGCAGCGTACGCTGAAACAAATGCTCAGCTTATTGGAGCCTCAAAGAAAAAG GTGGCAGAAAATCTCTGGGAAAAAGCATTA GAAGTAAGGGATATTGCAATGACAGAAACAATCAAGGGAAAACACTTTTTCCTTGAAACTGACATAAAGGGGCCAACATTGAAGCTTGACAACACCGGAAAAGCTATACTCACT GTTCTTCGTCACCTCGGTCGCATCAATGAGACCCGGATCGGGCATCACCGTGTAATCATTCTTTTGAAGCCCCAGTGA
- the LOC110614598 gene encoding spindle and kinetochore-associated protein 1 homolog isoform X1 — MAVNQAGSSLDSLISSFNTRIAELQELVIGRNMYPASSINDLSAVDAALKAMELQIQAIKDRLREENEAIPKAKRLINASLQQQKKLQSMSVHVPSHLSERITVLNSDTNKGALTEASNLQPGFGTLKAEEEPAALPKGKKGRVSPPLWYITADELDSLSSYMRGRLTLDKVNSAINDMAAYAETNAQLIGASKKKVAENLWEKALEVRDIAMTETIKGKHFFLETDIKGPTLKLDNTGKAILTVLRHLGRINETRIGHHRVIILLKPQ, encoded by the exons atGGCTGTGAATCAAGCTGGTTCGTCCCTCGATTCTCTCATATCTTCGTTCAACACTCGAATCGCCGAGCTTCAAGAGCTCGTAATCGGCAGAAACA TGTACCCCGCGAGCAGCATCAATGATCTGTCGGCGGTGGATGCTGCATTGAAGGCGATGGAGCTGCAGATACAGGCTATCAAGGATCGGTTGCGTGAGGAGAATGAGGCTATTCCCAAAGCTAAG AGACTCATCAATGCATCACTTCAGCaacagaagaagttgcagagtATGTCTGTTCATGTACCCTCACATTTGTCAGAAAGAATTACCGTATTGAATTCAGATACAAATAAAGG TGCACTTACTGAAGCCTCTAATCTACAACCTGGGTTTGGTACTTTGAAGGCTGAGGAGGAGCCTGCAGCACTACCTAAG GGAAAAAAGGGCCGCGTCTCTCCACCATTGTGGTACATAACTGCTGATGAGCTGGATTCCTTATCCTC ATACATGAGAGGAAGGCTCACACTAGATAAGGTCAATTCTGCTATCAACGACATGGCAGCGTACGCTGAAACAAATGCTCAGCTTATTGGAGCCTCAAAGAAAAAG GTGGCAGAAAATCTCTGGGAAAAAGCATTA GAAGTAAGGGATATTGCAATGACAGAAACAATCAAGGGAAAACACTTTTTCCTTGAAACTGACATAAAGGGGCCAACATTGAAGCTTGACAACACCGGAAAAGCTATACTCACT GTTCTTCGTCACCTCGGTCGCATCAATGAGACCCGGATCGGGCATCACCGTGTAATCATTCTTTTGAAGCCCCAGTGA
- the LOC110616308 gene encoding root meristem growth factor 10 translates to MSVVSCLLLLLLCLSLDACIARRLPAVDQKFHIYNQKDEKNVSVAVPKESSSSNEPAGAAKEDSSTETHYLNGYGYTQKLKEPKAKKKVKAGENAKKSGSAKKKTLVSVPWRVPHSKRGDKHPGFNLDYSPPKTHPPSHN, encoded by the exons ATGTCAGTCGTATCCTGTCTTCTTCTTTTACTTCTATGTCTTTCTTTGGATGCATGTATTGCCAGGCGACTTCCTGCTGTTGATCAGAAATTTCACATCTACAATCAG AAGGATGAGAAGAATGTTTCAGTCGCAGTACCAAAGGAGTCTTCTTCATCAAATGAACCTGCTGGAGCGGCAAAGGAAGATAGCAGCACAGAGACTCATTATCTGAATGGTTATGGTTATACTCAGAAGTTGAAGGAACCCAAGGCAAAAAAGAAAGTAAAGGCAGGAGAGAATGCTAAAAAATCAGGTTCTGCTAAAAAAAAGACTCTTGTTTCAGTTCCATGGCGTGTGCCACACAGTAAACGTGGAGATAAGCATCCTGGTTTCAACTTGGACTACTCACCCCCAAAGACACACCCACCTTCACATAACTGA